The Hordeum vulgare subsp. vulgare chromosome 7H, MorexV3_pseudomolecules_assembly, whole genome shotgun sequence DNA window TTGGGTAGAGTCCATCTCTACTTGGACCGTGAAGAATTGTGTTCCCCGTTGCCTGATCATTCACAGAAAAGAACTCAGGGTAAACAATAAGATAGGCATCATTATCTTTGGCGAGGTGAGGCCGGAAAGAAGAATTTTGGTGGCACTAGGTACATGAAGAATATTATTTAGCTTGAGAGACTCATGAGGGGTAGGGAGAAGTGCATGATCAATATGTGCAATTTCCATACCTTGACCATTTGCTGTATGGATTTGTTCCGGCCCGGTGTAGCGATCACAAACCGTAAGCTTCTCTAGCTCACCGGTCACATGATGTGTTGCCCCCGTGTTGAGATACCAGTTAGTATCAACACCATAGGAGGGAGCAGTGGCATTGGCAGCCTTGGGAGGATTGCCTTGGCGCTTGGGTTTGTTGTTGAAGGTCTTGTCGAAGCGCTTTTTGCAGGACCAAGCACCGTGGCCAGCATACTTGCAGATCTGGCAGATGAGAGGGCCTTGAGGATGAGCAGCGCCTCCTCCTGGTGGTGGAGCAGTGGTGCCGAAAGTGTTGGGGAAGGCGGCACCACCACCGGCAGGAGCACGAGCAGGACCACCACGGCCGCCCCCTTTGGAGGCGAGGTTGATGGAGTGGGCGGCAGAAGTGTTCTGGGATTCGATCCTTGTTTCGGCAGAGAGGTGTAGAGAAAACAGCTCACCGAGGCCGATGGGATTGTCTGCTGCTGCACGGGTTGAGATCGCAGACACAAAGGAGTTGTAGTCCAAATCCAAACCGTGCAGGATATGAGAGAcaacctcatcttcatcaacaggaGTCCCGGCCACCGCAAGTTCATCTGCGAAGCCTTTCATCTTAGCATAATAGGAAGCAGCGGAGAGATCACCTTTGCGTGATGTAGAGAGTTGTCCACGAAGTTGGATCTTGCGAGCACGGGACTGTGCCGCAAAAAGCATGAGGATCATCTGCCACACGCCGGAGGAGGTGGTGATGGTGTGTACTTGCAGGAGTACATCCCGGGAGAGGGATGCGAGGAGGAAAGTCAGGACCTATTGGTCCTGGCTGTACCACGCGGTGTACGCCGGGTTGGGAGCTGAGATCATCTCCTTCTTCCTGGAGACCTCCGTCTCCGTGGTCAGAACAGCAGGGGGCACCGCAGAAGTACCATCTAGATACCCCATCAGACCGGCAGCCCTGATGTGGGGAAGAACCTGTgccttccacatcaaaaaattctcTCGGGAAAGCTTCTCGGTGATTGTGTGGCCGAGGGCAGCAAGGGAGGTGGAGGAGTTCatcgcggcggtggtggtggaggaggaggggttggacatagatgggaagagggAGGCTCTTATACCATGTGATAATAACTGGGGTAGAAACGTATGCATTATGCAGGGACGTATGCGTGTTTATATAGGGCATAAGCCAACCAAATACACAAGATTTACAAGGTGGTTAGGATTGATCTTTATCTATACAAAGGATATATCTACAAGATCAATCCTAACTTAAACAAACACGCACACCTAACATTACAATGTCCAACAACCTTAATCCATCCTTGGAAGCAATACTAAGAGATCTATACGGGAACTTCCTAGCGGGCTCCTAACGCCTCGTCAGCCTCTTTGATGGAAGCCATGGCTATGGAAGAAGGTTTAAAGCTGGTAGCATCCTTAGGCTACCATCAAGTTGTTGAATATGATTGCTTGGAAGTTGCTGAAGCTTGGGTGAATACTTGGTGGCATGAAGGAGCTGCGATCTTTGCAGATTGTGTTGATCTAGTTGTGGAGATAGGAACGGTTCAGTTTACTCATGTCTTCACAAAGCTAATGGCGTCACACATGAGATTGCTAAGTATAACTATGAGAATAATTTATCTTatgctccctccgtttctaaataaatATAGTTCGGAAAAACTAGTCTAATTCTcctcaactacaattatttaggtacaactAGTACAATGCCCGTGCCTTGCTACGGATGAAATACAAAAAAAGTTGCTACGGATGAAATACAGGAAAATAAGTCAAGCTGATGAGTAAGTGAGTGAAGTCTTCCAAATAAATATTGCCTTTGAAATACATGAAAATAACCATTTTCTTTAGTGCATATTGTGAGACCAACTATGCATCGGCCGCCTGTTTTTTATCGGTGATAAAATTTTGTGAtccatcctcttcctcctctttgccTTCCTCCTTCCGTCCCAACGACCCATCCTCTGACGCTGGTAATGACCGGTGTGGATGTCCTGCACCACCCTATCTGAGTTGCCTTCTTCATCGGTTCACCATTGCCCGAGACCGGCGTTGATGATCCCCTGTTCATTTTCAAAACCATTATGCAAATCTCAGATGATCTCTTAAATGAAACATGTTATCAGTACTTGGCGAGATGGCATGTGCATAGCTTATCTGAAGCATGTGAAAGAGGGTATCATGTTTTTAGAGGAATGGATTGATTAGCACGAGCATGTATGGAAACTTACGGCTAATGAGTAAAATGGCACGTGCGTTGTAACGGGATCAAAATTCATCACTCTCGCACTTATAACCTAATCACTATGGTTTATTTAAAATACAATAAGTATTGTCAAATATCCCTCACATGAAGTTCTTTCAAGTAGACTATCTTTAAAATATATATCCATTGATTTTTTATCTAGAGAAATACATACATTGTTCAACTTGCGGGTCGTGCTTCGTTAATGAGTAAACAACAATGGAATGAGGGATAATGAGCCGGTTGCAAGCTTTTGAACCCCCGCTACAATCCAGTTATGCACAACCTGTAATCAAATTTTAATTAGAGCTAACACCACCATTTTTATGATTATGCATGCTCTCGGGGTTGCAGGCCATGTTGCTCACTTAAACATACCTGATGACTTGCTAGCATACAAAGATGTCGTAGCAAAGGTTATCTATGATGTAAGGCTGTTTTTCCTATTTTTATTCCTGAGTAACTCGCTCTTATACTAATTCCTACGCAATTAGGGACACTTAATTTGgagcaaagtgcttgttcatgtacaTGAACCACAGCTTGTATTTACCTCTGAATGTATAAGGAAAACACATCTGAAGTACCACTACTTGTAAAGTCATGATGTACAAAAATAATAACAATAAATCACCTAGCATTCCGTTGCATTTACATACTTTGTTacttcatactccctccgtccggaaatacttgtcataggaatggatgtatctagatgtattttagttctagatacatccaatttttttcatttgtgcgacaagtaattccggacggagggattATATCGCAAAGTGGAAGGTCCTGCTAATACTTTACTTCTACCTTTACTGCTGCTTGTTTTCAGCATATACTTCATATAAGTGCAAGATCATGCCCATACTTTCACTTTAACCTTTATACTGCTCTTAAATGTTTACTCATTTTCAGCATATGAGTCGACGAAGCAACTTTCACATGATAAATAGGCTAAAAAGGCTGTCACCAGACCTGTAAAGCGGTAGGCACTGTAAAACAGTGTAATGAACATGTGGTCATCCAGAACGATTGAGAACATTCTAGAATAGTCTGCCTACTTCTATTATTCAGCTAACATTTTTTGTTGTGCTTATATGTAGAAAAATTATCCAAAGATTCAAACTGTGGTGAATAAAGTTGGGGCAATTTCAAATGAATTTAGAGTTCCAAAGTTTGAGATTCTAGCACGGAAAAGCGATATGGTGACTGAAGTTAAACAGTATGGTGCTACATTTAGACTTGACTATAGTTTGGTCTACTGGAATTCGAGACTTGAGCACGAACACATCAGATTGGTTTCCCTTTTCAAGAAAGGAGATGTTATCTGTGACATGTTTGTTGGTATTGGCCCATTTTCTATCCCAGCCGGACAAAAAAGATGTGTTGTATATGCAAATGATTTAAATCCAGACAGTATTCATTATCTGAAGACAAATGCAAAGATTAACAAGGTGGAGGATTAtatcttcacatataacaaggatGCTAGAGTATTCATGCAAAGTTTAATGACAGTACCTGACCCAGAAACTAAGCCCGAGTGTCAATTTGGTGCTGCTAATTGTTGTTCTGAAGAAATGGGTTCTTCTGGTAATGAACATTCCACGTCAAATGGAAATCATAATGGTACCCGCTCCTACAATCTGGATAGAACACTCACGGCGTCAGTCTGACAGTCAGAACCAGAGGAAGGGCGAAAATAACCACCGCACGTGGCGAGGGAAGCGAGGGCTCCGGACGCGACTGCTCACCTTGAGGTCGGCGAAGGGGATGGAGACCGTGTGGATGGACGGTGGCATGGCGGCGGACACGGCGGGGCAGGGCGCGGTCTCGGTCTCGGTCCCGGATGGCTGGTGCCCAAGTGGATCGCGCCCCCACGGGGCCGACCCTCCCGCGAGCGCAGCGATGCCATGCTCGAGACCATCGAGCCTCCTTCCTCCGGCCATCTCCGGTGCAGCCGCCACCTCTCGTCTATGGATAAGAAGACGCCGTAGGGAGGGGTGAATTTGTAAAAGGCAAACGTTTTTTCCCACTAATTAGAGGACTACGGGTTGAATTGTGACAAACAGAGGGACTTTTTTGAAATAAcaccacgacggacgacagaagcgctccGCGCTTTATATTATTATATTAGGGGAGAAAGGGAGTAACTGGATAGGTGAAACCCCCCCCTCCTCTTTCATTCATGAATCTCTTGTGAACGATGTGTGTTAAGTTAATCAATATAGCAAGCCATGATGGCATTCCCTCAATAATAAAAATAACAACATAGTACGTTTAAACTACCTGGTCGCGAACTGGAAAATTACAAGCAATTATGAGTTGACACCTAATGTCCAACCCTAGTAGTGCATGGGCCACAAAGCTCCTCAACATTCAACTTAACTGTAGAGGGGATTTTCGGCTGGATGTACCTTATGATGGCCAAGAGCGTTCTAGGAGCTTCCGTCAGCATACCCTTGTACGTGGGCATGCGTGTGCTAACTCCATAATACGTACCATGGACGTTCAGGGTTAGACACTCCAATGTCGAAGCAGCCATCTCGACGATATAGCACGTTTGCTCGACTAGGCTCGGCGCAGAACAGAAGCCCAAGAACGACACGCTCCTAAGTTTACCATGATGCTGTCCTGGAATCTGCCTCGGGTGCGAGGGGTCTTCAGAGTTCGTTGTTTCATGCCCCACGCAATCATGAGATGCCTGAAGATGAAAATTCAGCATACTTGAATTGAAATAATCATATGCTAGATACTGTCTTTGCAGTGACTTACATTCAAGCAAAAGGTCTCCAAGGAGGGACAGGAATCAAGCAACGGAACCACCGAAAAATAATCATATGCCGGAGACAGCCCATCCGGGTAGTGAGAGGCAGAAGTCTCTGAGGTGGACGAACTTGCTCGGTAGCATATCAGCTGGAGGAACCTGCACGAATAGATACATGATTCATTAATAAATATACATTCCAAGGTATGACTGCCATTAACTATACGCAGAAAACAGTCCATAATCAGCCAAACTTCTATCAAGATACCTCATCAATCAACTTCAGGTAAAGGCTTTCGACATTTGGCGCATTGGAGAGGAGCTTCAAACGGGCGTAACTCGCAAAGTCTGGACCATGTATGCATAGCTGATTCAGTTCCAATGATACTCCAAGTGAGAGTTTTTTAACCTTTTCTACATCCAACCTGATAACGTGAAGGTTCGGGGCTTTGATATCTATCACATCTAACCTAAAGCAACCTGAAACCATCAGACAACTAAGCCGCTGAAGCTGGCCAGGTATCTTCAGGCAATCCAAGTCGCCACAACCATTAAGTTCCAACCGCTCCAGGGTAAGAGCGTTGGAAACAAGGCACCCTAACTCATACCCTGTAATACCCACATAACTGAGACGTACCATGGCCAGACATTTAAAGGGACCGAGTTGGACTGTGGGGCGGAAAGCACAAGAGCGGAGATTGAGACACCCAATTGAGTCCTTGATCCTATCAGATAACAGCCAGCATGGAGACATGTATGTTTCATTAGCTAGGCTAAGGAGGTTTAACTCTTCAATCCCTGGTTTCATGGTAATTTGAAGCCAACCATCTAGCCGCCGACGCCAGGTGTTGGTGACTTCGGGAAAATTACACTGGTTCAGTGTGAGTGTCTTCACGTTAACACCTGAGTGTTTTTTCAGAACGTGGTCGATTGTTCTGATGAAATCCCTTCCACGCCCATCGCTATTCGAGCCCAGTAGATGCTTATTAAAGATGAGGTTGGGATAATATCTCCAGGATCGTAAAAAGGTGTGCGACATGCAGGCAATACGGGCAGCATCCCGTAGTGGCAGTATGGAATGGATGTGGTGCCAGATATCCTGCATGAATAATCATGTGATAGATGTTCAGAATTCAGATTGTACAGAAAGATGGTTACTTCGGttggaaataaaagaaaaaaatagcagAACTATATGGATTATGATGGACACTCCACCCAATAGTGCGTGATTGAACAAGGTGCCATGCATTACACATGTAGGTATAGATTTTTTTTTACCAAAGTATTGTCTGTCATTCATAGAAAAAAGAAAGTTACTAATG harbors:
- the LOC123408641 gene encoding tRNA (guanine(37)-N1)-methyltransferase-like, whose translation is MAMEEGHVAHLNIPDDLLAYKDVVAKVIYDKNYPKIQTVVNKVGAISNEFRVPKFEILARKSDMVTEVKQYGATFRLDYSLVYWNSRLEHEHIRLVSLFKKGDVICDMFVGIGPFSIPAGQKRCVVYANDLNPDSIHYLKTNAKINKVEDYIFTYNKDARVFMQSLMTVPDPETKPECQFGAANCCSEEMGSSGNEHSTSNGNHNGTRSYNLDRTLTASV